Proteins from a genomic interval of Youhaiella tibetensis:
- a CDS encoding ABC transporter permease → MTNTTSPTPAAEPSAGLLAPADLSPGRRTWRAFSRNPLGMISAAIIVLMVLVAIFAPLIAEFPAGYGREILAPPSAAHLFGTDDIGRDVFAQVIWGTRISMIIGIASSALAIIIGVALGILAAYARRLDGLLSMLVDVSLALPVLPLMILVAALVGPSVTTLVIVIALFSWPEVTRIVRSQALSVTRLPYVDAARTIGGSHLWIMTRHLLPAVAPIIVVSVVLTASRAVLSEAGLSFLGLGDPESWSWGKILFNAQRSGALTVAWWCTLFPSLAILLLVVSATLVSIAYNDARNPKTREN, encoded by the coding sequence ATGACCAATACCACCTCCCCAACACCCGCCGCCGAGCCGTCCGCTGGCCTCCTGGCGCCCGCCGACCTCTCGCCGGGACGCCGCACCTGGCGTGCCTTCTCGCGCAATCCGCTCGGTATGATCTCGGCCGCCATCATCGTGCTGATGGTGCTCGTCGCGATCTTCGCGCCGCTCATCGCCGAGTTTCCGGCCGGCTATGGTCGCGAGATCCTGGCTCCGCCATCGGCGGCCCACCTCTTCGGCACCGATGACATCGGTCGCGATGTCTTCGCCCAGGTCATCTGGGGCACGCGCATCAGCATGATCATCGGCATAGCCTCCTCGGCGCTGGCCATCATCATCGGCGTGGCGCTGGGCATTCTCGCCGCCTACGCGCGCCGTCTGGATGGCCTGCTCTCGATGTTGGTCGATGTGTCGCTGGCCCTCCCGGTGCTGCCGCTGATGATCCTGGTCGCCGCCCTCGTCGGTCCCTCGGTCACCACGCTCGTCATCGTCATCGCGCTCTTCTCCTGGCCCGAAGTAACCCGCATCGTGCGCTCGCAGGCACTCTCCGTGACGCGCCTTCCCTATGTCGATGCCGCCCGCACCATCGGCGGCTCGCACCTCTGGATCATGACGAGGCACCTGCTGCCGGCCGTGGCGCCCATCATCGTGGTGTCCGTGGTGCTCACCGCCTCGCGTGCCGTGCTTTCGGAAGCCGGTCTTTCGTTCCTGGGCCTCGGCGATCCCGAAAGCTGGTCCTGGGGCAAGATCCTCTTCAATGCGCAGCGCTCGGGCGCGCTCACCGTCGCCTGGTGGTGCACGCTCTTCCCCTCGCTCGCCATCCTTCTTCTCGTCGTCTCGGCCACGCTCGTTTCGATCGCCTACAACGACGCCCGCAATCCCAAGACCCGGGAGAACTGA
- a CDS encoding ABC transporter substrate-binding protein, translating into MIRQFRTALTRRAILMGGVVMAMGVASLASSNTYAQDKTRLVIGTTADVVNFNPLVGNSRSDTWVTNLMYPRLMQMTAAGSKDPYVATKWGYSEDGLTAWLEIRDDMTWNDGTPFTADDIVFTITAVTTEKIGVTAGLIPAFVSAKAVSPTRVEFTLSRPDSTFLTNIGFWMPIVPKHAFPEVGSVAAFANDKDWVGVGPFLLKTVEPGQRYVLEAVDNYPIVEGGRAKVDEIEFRVFPDVNAEALALRAGDLDLIANALPAPIAQTLKGQPGITVAQAPSLGWSHVLYNMKRAPLDNVAVRKALAHSVDYEAIRAIAMQGLANSTNSSVISPVLSYWADPSLKEYTYDPELAKSLLTEAGYTDANGDGFFDNLELSLLYEQSAADIANWAQIMKDSSAKSGIKINLVGLERNTYLARGREKDFDIYAGNWAVMEEPAAYLGLAYRTDGFINYASISDPELEKLIDQAQSATTPEAVKVPVQAAAKLIQDQVYDNVLYYQTFQFAYNSDKWDGFVVQPSDLLSLVNPLSLASVKPKD; encoded by the coding sequence ATGATCCGCCAATTTAGGACTGCCTTGACCCGTCGTGCCATCCTGATGGGCGGCGTCGTGATGGCCATGGGGGTGGCCAGTCTTGCGTCGTCAAACACGTACGCACAGGACAAGACCCGACTGGTCATCGGCACAACCGCCGACGTCGTCAACTTCAACCCGCTCGTGGGCAACAGCCGCTCGGACACCTGGGTGACCAACCTGATGTATCCGCGCCTGATGCAGATGACGGCTGCCGGCTCCAAGGACCCGTATGTCGCCACCAAGTGGGGCTATTCCGAGGACGGCCTCACCGCCTGGCTCGAAATCCGTGACGATATGACCTGGAACGACGGTACGCCATTTACCGCCGATGACATCGTTTTCACGATCACCGCCGTCACCACCGAAAAGATCGGCGTGACCGCAGGCCTGATCCCTGCTTTCGTCAGCGCAAAGGCAGTCTCCCCGACGCGCGTGGAATTCACGCTCAGCCGTCCGGACAGCACCTTCCTGACCAATATCGGCTTCTGGATGCCGATCGTTCCCAAGCATGCCTTCCCCGAAGTCGGGTCGGTCGCGGCCTTCGCCAATGACAAGGATTGGGTCGGCGTTGGTCCGTTCCTCCTGAAGACCGTCGAGCCCGGCCAGCGCTATGTGCTCGAAGCCGTCGACAACTACCCGATCGTCGAAGGCGGTCGTGCCAAGGTCGACGAGATCGAGTTCCGCGTGTTCCCGGATGTGAATGCCGAGGCCCTGGCGCTGCGCGCGGGTGATCTCGACCTCATCGCCAACGCGCTGCCCGCCCCGATCGCCCAGACCCTCAAGGGTCAGCCGGGCATCACCGTGGCGCAGGCACCCTCGCTCGGCTGGTCGCACGTCCTCTACAACATGAAGCGTGCCCCGCTTGACAACGTTGCCGTCCGCAAGGCGCTTGCCCACTCGGTCGACTACGAAGCCATCCGCGCCATCGCCATGCAGGGCCTGGCCAACTCGACCAATTCCTCGGTCATCTCGCCTGTCCTCAGCTACTGGGCCGATCCGTCGCTCAAGGAATACACCTACGATCCCGAGCTCGCTAAGTCGCTCCTGACCGAGGCCGGCTACACCGACGCCAATGGCGACGGCTTCTTCGACAACCTCGAACTCTCGCTCCTTTACGAGCAGAGCGCCGCCGATATCGCCAACTGGGCGCAGATCATGAAGGACAGCTCGGCCAAGTCGGGCATCAAGATCAACCTGGTGGGCCTGGAGCGTAACACCTACCTCGCTCGCGGTCGTGAGAAGGACTTCGACATCTACGCCGGCAACTGGGCCGTGATGGAAGAGCCTGCCGCCTACCTCGGCCTCGCCTACCGCACCGATGGCTTCATCAACTACGCCTCGATTTCGGATCCAGAACTCGAAAAGCTGATCGACCAGGCCCAGTCGGCCACCACTCCGGAAGCCGTCAAGGTTCCGGTGCAGGCTGCCGCCAAGCTGATCCAGGATCAGGTCTACGACAACGTGCTCTATTACCAGACCTTCCAGTTCGCCTATAACAGCGACAAGTGGGATGGTTTCGTGGTGCAGCCGTCCGATCTGCTCTCGCTGGTCAATCCGCTCTCGCTCGCTTCGGTCAAGCCCAAGGACTGA
- a CDS encoding ABC transporter ATP-binding protein — protein sequence MKEQAEQRPVLSVSGLDVSFRTLRGEVKAVSDVSFDLRRGEVLALVGESGSGKSVTTRAVMGIVRGNAMINAKRMELAGNDLLTLGEDAKRKLRGSVISLVFQDALSALNPVLSIGDQLGELYRTHLGVSRKEARERSIELLRSVHIASAERRIDDYPHQFSGGMRQRILIASAIALRPDVLIADEPTTALDVTVQAQILDLLDELREELGMAILLITHDLGVVARSAERVAVMYGGRIVETGGVDAMFAAPAHPYTAALLASAPSIETVERLEPIKGSPPNLIAPPPGCAFNPRCTHAGELCTKIRPELVTSAHGRSHACHYPLVEIAHAG from the coding sequence ATGAAAGAACAGGCAGAACAGCGCCCCGTCCTTTCGGTTTCAGGCCTGGACGTCAGCTTCCGCACGCTTCGAGGCGAGGTCAAAGCGGTGAGCGACGTTTCTTTCGACCTGCGGCGCGGCGAGGTGCTGGCCCTGGTGGGCGAGTCCGGATCGGGCAAGTCCGTCACGACCCGCGCGGTCATGGGGATCGTACGCGGCAACGCCATGATCAACGCCAAGCGCATGGAACTGGCGGGCAACGACCTGCTCACGCTCGGGGAAGACGCCAAGCGCAAGCTGCGCGGCAGTGTCATCAGCCTCGTCTTCCAGGACGCGCTTTCCGCCCTCAATCCGGTGCTTTCCATCGGCGACCAGCTCGGCGAGCTCTACCGCACGCATCTGGGCGTCTCCCGCAAGGAGGCCCGCGAACGCTCCATCGAACTGCTGCGCTCGGTGCATATCGCGTCGGCCGAGCGGCGGATCGACGACTATCCGCACCAGTTCTCCGGGGGCATGCGCCAGCGCATTCTCATCGCCTCGGCCATAGCCCTGCGACCAGATGTCCTGATCGCCGACGAGCCGACGACCGCGCTCGACGTGACGGTGCAGGCCCAGATTCTCGATCTTCTGGATGAACTGCGCGAAGAACTCGGCATGGCGATCCTGCTGATCACCCACGACCTCGGCGTCGTGGCCCGTTCGGCCGAGCGAGTGGCGGTGATGTATGGTGGGCGGATCGTGGAAACCGGAGGCGTGGATGCCATGTTCGCCGCGCCGGCCCATCCCTATACGGCGGCGCTTCTGGCTTCCGCTCCCAGCATCGAAACGGTCGAGCGGCTCGAGCCCATCAAGGGCAGCCCGCCCAACCTCATTGCCCCACCGCCCGGATGCGCGTTCAATCCGCGCTGCACCCATGCGGGCGAACTGTGCACCAAAATCCGCCCCGAGCTCGTGACCAGCGCTCACGGCCGCAGCCACGCCTGCCACTATCCGCTCGTGGAGATCGCCCATGCCGGCTAA
- a CDS encoding M24 family metallopeptidase, producing MKQRLSRDTYARIQDGLRARMEAQGLDGLLVDDHHHVAYLTGFFHFPNERPAAVWLTAEECVLLVPALEADHAEKQNTAADFVVYPEFPGLEDAFSILLSTKNPTGRIAYSPTTPVGRVEKFRRFAPNATWVMSEIVEDARLIKFPEEIALHREAARISDAMVESGLKLIRDAMAAGSPLPTEAELASHVTRFGVSTMYAEHEDVVVGQMLAGGLVYTGKNAAFPHGLPSAERVKPGETFILSLGCAVGGRFAESERTFVMGEPSDEQRRYFDVAARAQAVGTDALIAGRPCSEANRICLDVIREAGMEQFLRHRQGHGIGIWLHEPPWIADGDDSPLLPGMIVSSEPGLYIPGHGGYRISDTVLITENGPERLTKRPRTLQDCVIG from the coding sequence GTGAAGCAACGTCTCTCGCGCGATACCTATGCGCGCATCCAGGATGGGCTGCGTGCCCGCATGGAAGCGCAGGGCCTGGATGGCCTGCTGGTCGATGACCATCACCATGTCGCCTATCTCACCGGCTTCTTCCATTTCCCCAACGAGCGCCCGGCCGCCGTCTGGCTCACCGCCGAGGAGTGCGTGCTTCTGGTTCCGGCCCTCGAGGCCGATCACGCCGAAAAGCAGAACACCGCAGCCGACTTCGTCGTCTACCCGGAGTTCCCGGGCCTCGAGGATGCCTTCTCGATCCTGCTTTCCACCAAGAACCCGACCGGACGCATCGCCTATTCGCCGACGACGCCGGTCGGCCGGGTCGAAAAGTTCCGCCGCTTCGCGCCCAATGCCACCTGGGTGATGTCGGAGATCGTCGAGGACGCCCGTCTCATCAAGTTCCCCGAAGAGATTGCCCTCCACCGCGAGGCGGCGCGCATCTCGGACGCCATGGTCGAATCCGGCCTCAAGCTCATCCGCGATGCGATGGCTGCTGGCAGTCCGCTGCCCACAGAGGCGGAGCTTGCCAGCCACGTCACCCGCTTCGGCGTCTCGACCATGTATGCCGAACACGAGGATGTCGTGGTCGGCCAGATGCTTGCCGGCGGCCTCGTCTATACGGGCAAGAATGCGGCCTTTCCGCATGGCCTTCCCTCGGCCGAGCGCGTCAAGCCCGGCGAGACCTTCATCCTTTCGCTCGGCTGCGCCGTCGGCGGACGCTTCGCCGAAAGCGAGCGCACATTCGTGATGGGTGAACCGAGCGACGAGCAGCGCCGCTATTTCGATGTCGCCGCGCGCGCCCAGGCAGTCGGCACCGATGCGCTCATTGCCGGCCGTCCGTGCTCGGAAGCCAACCGCATCTGCCTCGACGTCATCCGCGAAGCGGGCATGGAGCAGTTCCTGCGCCACCGGCAGGGCCACGGCATCGGCATCTGGCTCCACGAGCCGCCATGGATCGCCGACGGCGACGACAGCCCGCTCCTGCCGGGCATGATCGTCTCGTCCGAGCCGGGCCTCTACATCCCCGGCCACGGCGGCTACCGCATTTCGGACACCGTGCTCATCACCGAGAACGGCCCTGAACGACTGACCAAACGCCCGCGCACGCTCCAAGACTGCGTGATCGGCTGA
- a CDS encoding ABC transporter permease, whose protein sequence is MHLTGYVLQRLLRGLVTFWFAVTVTFFLVRLLPGDPVLAVASPSMTEEIRLRMLQEFGLDRPLAVQYFSYLRELIQGNLGISFLRSQPVTTVLMERLPWTLLLTGTALVLTVLLGIPLGVLSATRARGWVDQVVQVAGVIGQSLFVPSIGIFLLYTLGLMAGIFPIGGAVKSGLTGISWYLSVAHHLILPCLTLVMAQLASYVLTLRSTLIEALGEEYCDLARAKGTPERKVVWKHALRNALLPTTTLIGLQIGFLVGGAVLTETIYAYPGVGRAIFEAVGQLDFPVLQGAFVLLAATVVLANLLTDLVYGLLDPRVRAG, encoded by the coding sequence GTGCATCTTACCGGATACGTCCTGCAGCGTTTGCTGCGCGGACTGGTGACCTTCTGGTTCGCCGTTACAGTCACCTTCTTCCTCGTCCGGCTTCTGCCGGGCGACCCCGTGCTGGCGGTCGCAAGCCCCAGCATGACGGAAGAGATCCGCCTGCGCATGTTGCAGGAATTCGGTTTGGACCGCCCATTGGCGGTCCAGTACTTCTCTTATCTGCGGGAGCTCATCCAGGGTAACCTTGGCATCTCGTTCCTGCGCAGCCAGCCTGTGACCACTGTGCTGATGGAGCGTCTCCCATGGACGCTCCTGCTCACCGGCACCGCCCTGGTGCTGACGGTGCTGCTGGGGATTCCCCTTGGCGTGCTGTCGGCCACCCGGGCGCGTGGCTGGGTTGACCAGGTCGTGCAGGTGGCCGGCGTTATCGGCCAGTCCCTGTTCGTGCCCTCCATCGGCATCTTCCTGCTCTACACCCTCGGCCTCATGGCCGGAATCTTCCCCATCGGTGGCGCCGTCAAATCCGGTCTCACCGGCATAAGCTGGTACCTGAGCGTCGCCCATCACCTCATCCTGCCATGCCTCACGCTGGTCATGGCGCAACTGGCATCCTACGTGCTCACGCTGCGCTCCACGCTCATCGAGGCGCTGGGTGAGGAGTATTGCGATCTCGCCCGCGCCAAGGGCACGCCCGAGCGCAAGGTCGTCTGGAAGCACGCGCTGCGCAATGCTCTCCTGCCGACCACCACCCTTATCGGCCTCCAGATCGGCTTCCTCGTCGGCGGCGCCGTGCTGACCGAGACCATCTACGCCTATCCGGGCGTGGGCCGCGCCATCTTCGAGGCCGTCGGTCAGCTCGATTTCCCCGTGCTGCAAGGCGCCTTCGTGCTCCTCGCCGCCACGGTGGTTCTGGCCAACCTCCTCACCGACCTCGTCTACGGCCTGCTTGATCCGCGGGTTCGCGCCGGATGA
- a CDS encoding ABC transporter substrate-binding protein, giving the protein MRNSLVKALALAVSATTMMSAAPAMAQTKTLTISWWGFNGEKLEQYLLAPFREQCGCEIVFETGNNGERLNKLQIRGGAGVDVAYFSDSFSQQGIEAGLFQKFDASKVPNLANVYDLAKDPQGGYGPAYTLGRVGIVYDAAKVNPPITSWNDLWRADLAKSLSLPGITTTAGPMVVVKAGEHQGVDAFADADGAFAGIEALKPNVVKNYNTGSEMINLFSTGEITAAIAQDFTLAQIKAAVPTVEWADLKEGSIATVNTVNIPVGAAEPELAYQFINFLLSPEIQQKLAEEGVDAPVNKDVKLTPEQASLWTYGADLIAGLQTVDYAKMNAAKPGWIDRWNEIFGQ; this is encoded by the coding sequence ATGCGAAATTCACTCGTCAAAGCGCTGGCGTTGGCCGTCTCGGCGACCACCATGATGTCGGCAGCGCCGGCGATGGCCCAGACCAAGACGCTGACCATCTCCTGGTGGGGCTTCAACGGCGAAAAGCTCGAGCAGTATCTGCTCGCTCCCTTCCGCGAACAGTGCGGTTGCGAGATCGTCTTTGAGACCGGCAACAACGGCGAGCGTCTCAACAAGCTCCAGATCCGTGGCGGCGCCGGCGTAGACGTCGCCTATTTCTCGGACAGCTTCTCCCAACAGGGCATCGAGGCCGGCCTCTTCCAGAAGTTCGACGCCTCCAAGGTCCCGAACCTGGCCAATGTCTATGACCTCGCCAAGGATCCGCAGGGCGGCTACGGCCCGGCCTACACCCTCGGTCGCGTCGGCATCGTCTATGACGCCGCCAAGGTGAACCCGCCGATCACGTCCTGGAACGATCTCTGGCGCGCCGACCTCGCCAAGTCGCTCTCGCTGCCCGGCATCACCACGACCGCCGGTCCGATGGTGGTCGTCAAGGCTGGCGAGCACCAGGGTGTCGACGCCTTCGCGGATGCCGATGGCGCCTTTGCCGGCATCGAGGCCCTCAAGCCCAACGTGGTCAAGAACTACAATACCGGTTCGGAGATGATTAATCTCTTCTCGACCGGCGAGATCACCGCGGCGATCGCCCAGGACTTCACGCTCGCCCAGATCAAGGCAGCGGTCCCGACCGTTGAATGGGCCGACCTCAAGGAAGGCTCGATCGCCACCGTCAACACCGTCAACATCCCGGTGGGTGCTGCCGAACCCGAGCTGGCCTACCAGTTCATCAACTTCCTGCTCTCGCCCGAAATCCAGCAGAAGCTCGCCGAGGAAGGCGTCGACGCTCCGGTCAACAAGGATGTCAAGCTCACGCCCGAGCAGGCTTCGCTCTGGACCTATGGCGCCGACTTGATCGCGGGCCTGCAGACGGTCGACTATGCCAAGATGAACGCCGCCAAGCCCGGCTGGATCGATCGCTGGAACGAGATCTTCGGCCAGTAA
- a CDS encoding ABC transporter permease codes for MKRFAGWLLASPATLLVVLFLVLPVIATIVTTFTTPNGPFATYQAFFNSGLRRTVLLRTIWISLAVTAISLVIGFVAAYVVSRTPGWLKSILIIAAVFPLLTGVVVRSFAWLIILGKNGILNGFLVWIGAISEPLSMLYTPGAVIAAMVYLFTPLMILTLVGVLESIPDDLLQASASLGAKPTATFSQVVLPLAVPGLIVGAVLVFTGSFTSYATPQLLGGESVMMMGTLMYQQAMVVFDWVSASTIAAVMVVITIAIVALMTRLARRLNPMAV; via the coding sequence ATGAAACGCTTTGCCGGCTGGCTTCTGGCATCACCCGCGACGCTCCTCGTCGTCCTGTTCCTGGTGCTGCCGGTAATTGCGACGATCGTCACAACCTTCACCACGCCCAACGGCCCTTTCGCCACTTATCAGGCCTTCTTCAATAGCGGCCTGCGCCGCACGGTGCTGCTGCGCACCATCTGGATATCGCTGGCCGTCACCGCCATCTCCCTCGTGATCGGCTTCGTCGCGGCCTATGTCGTCAGCAGGACGCCAGGCTGGCTCAAGTCCATTCTCATCATCGCGGCCGTGTTTCCGCTGCTGACCGGCGTCGTCGTGCGCTCCTTCGCCTGGCTCATCATCCTGGGCAAGAACGGCATCCTCAACGGCTTCCTCGTCTGGATCGGCGCCATCTCCGAGCCGCTTTCGATGCTCTACACCCCCGGCGCGGTCATCGCCGCCATGGTCTACCTCTTCACGCCGCTCATGATCCTGACCCTTGTCGGAGTGCTCGAATCCATCCCCGACGACCTGCTTCAGGCCTCCGCATCGCTGGGCGCCAAGCCCACGGCCACCTTCTCGCAGGTGGTGCTGCCGCTGGCCGTTCCCGGTCTCATCGTCGGCGCCGTCCTCGTCTTCACCGGCAGCTTCACCTCCTACGCCACCCCGCAATTGCTCGGCGGCGAGAGCGTGATGATGATGGGTACGCTCATGTACCAGCAGGCCATGGTCGTCTTCGATTGGGTCAGCGCCTCCACCATTGCCGCCGTCATGGTGGTCATCACCATCGCCATCGTGGCGCTGATGACGCGCCTTGCCCGCCGCCTCAACCCCATGGCCGTCTGA
- a CDS encoding alpha/beta fold hydrolase, which yields MDVTINGARLNIEVLGADNKDAPVMIVHHGAPGLGSHAEPKASFGPFADEYRVVVFDARGSGASEDKAPFTHEQWAADVEAIREWIGVEQIIMAGGSYGGFISMEYAIRYPDRVLAMVLRDTSADNAHRELSRANALASPRIEVDLELFNRIMAGTTRDNEDLKAAWAHILPLYDHDLDMDKVRSRIEATPYHYATHNFAFAVNQENYDLKDKLPGITAPTLITVGRHDWITPVSASETIHRLIPGSELVIFENSGHSPQVEEAPKFQATVRDFLRRALERA from the coding sequence ATGGATGTGACCATCAACGGGGCGCGGCTCAACATCGAGGTGTTGGGCGCCGACAACAAGGACGCGCCGGTGATGATCGTCCATCACGGCGCTCCAGGACTCGGCAGCCACGCCGAGCCGAAGGCCTCATTCGGCCCGTTCGCCGATGAGTATCGCGTCGTGGTCTTCGATGCCCGCGGCAGCGGCGCATCGGAAGACAAGGCCCCCTTTACCCACGAACAATGGGCCGCCGACGTCGAGGCCATCCGCGAATGGATCGGCGTCGAACAGATCATCATGGCTGGCGGCAGCTATGGTGGCTTCATCTCGATGGAATACGCCATCCGCTACCCCGACCGCGTGCTGGCCATGGTCCTGCGCGATACCTCGGCCGACAACGCCCATCGTGAGCTCTCGCGCGCCAACGCGCTGGCCTCTCCGCGGATCGAGGTCGACCTTGAGCTCTTCAACCGCATCATGGCCGGCACCACGCGCGACAACGAAGACCTCAAGGCCGCCTGGGCCCATATCCTGCCGCTCTACGACCATGACCTCGACATGGACAAGGTGCGCTCGCGCATCGAGGCCACACCCTATCACTACGCCACGCACAACTTCGCGTTCGCCGTGAACCAGGAAAACTACGACCTCAAGGACAAGCTGCCGGGCATCACCGCGCCGACCCTTATCACGGTCGGTCGCCATGACTGGATCACCCCGGTTTCGGCTTCCGAGACCATCCATCGTCTGATTCCGGGTTCCGAACTCGTTATCTTCGAAAACTCCGGTCACTCCCCGCAGGTCGAGGAGGCGCCCAAGTTCCAGGCGACGGTTCGCGACTTCCTGCGCCGCGCCCTCGAACGCGCCTGA
- a CDS encoding ABC transporter ATP-binding protein, producing the protein MPAKPILEARGLTKTFRAGGAMFGKQFQAVKGVSLAVSPGETLSVVGESGCGKSTLARMLVGLETPDEGEILFKGEPIRRDRALRRQVQMVFQDPYLSLNPRRTVLDIIAEPLDVHGLARGAARRQRVEELLSAVGLDPAAASRFPHEFSGGQRQRIGIARALAAEPSVLVCDEPVSALDVSVQAQVVNLLIDLQKRLDLAIIFIAHDLAVVRAISQRVMVMYLGRAVEEGAADQVLVTPNHPYTVALRGSALEPDPARARLARGTAARGEPPNPVDPPPGCRFNPRCSRATDVCRQTEPAMESRPGLSAVACYHPVASHELAGAA; encoded by the coding sequence ATGCCGGCTAAGCCCATTCTCGAAGCCCGCGGCCTCACCAAGACCTTTCGTGCCGGCGGGGCGATGTTCGGCAAGCAGTTCCAGGCTGTGAAAGGCGTGAGCCTTGCCGTCTCGCCTGGGGAGACCCTCTCTGTGGTTGGGGAATCCGGGTGCGGCAAATCAACGCTGGCGCGCATGCTGGTGGGCCTCGAAACGCCCGACGAAGGCGAAATCCTGTTCAAGGGCGAACCCATCCGGCGCGACCGCGCCCTGCGCCGGCAGGTGCAGATGGTGTTCCAGGACCCATACCTGTCGCTCAATCCGCGCCGCACCGTGCTCGACATCATTGCCGAGCCGCTGGACGTCCACGGCCTTGCCCGCGGCGCTGCACGCAGGCAGCGCGTGGAAGAACTGCTCTCGGCCGTGGGGCTCGACCCGGCGGCGGCAAGCCGTTTTCCCCATGAATTCTCGGGCGGCCAGCGCCAGCGCATCGGCATCGCCCGCGCGCTTGCTGCCGAGCCCTCGGTGCTGGTCTGCGACGAGCCGGTTTCAGCGCTCGACGTGTCGGTGCAGGCGCAGGTGGTGAACCTGCTGATCGATCTGCAGAAGCGGCTCGACCTCGCAATCATCTTCATCGCGCACGATCTGGCCGTGGTGCGCGCCATCTCGCAGCGCGTCATGGTCATGTATCTGGGCCGCGCGGTCGAGGAAGGCGCCGCCGACCAGGTGCTGGTGACGCCGAACCATCCCTATACGGTAGCCCTGCGCGGCTCGGCGCTCGAACCCGATCCGGCCCGCGCGCGCCTGGCCCGCGGCACTGCCGCCCGTGGCGAGCCGCCTAACCCGGTCGATCCACCGCCTGGCTGCCGGTTCAACCCGCGCTGCAGCCGCGCCACCGATGTGTGCCGCCAGACCGAGCCGGCCATGGAGAGCCGTCCGGGCCTGAGCGCGGTGGCCTGCTACCACCCGGTGGCGAGTCACGAACTGGCGGGAGCCGCCTGA
- a CDS encoding M20/M25/M40 family metallo-hydrolase, with the protein MTSPTLDPVFEYISARHDEYVARLIDYVRNPSISAHNIGIREVSQLLVKMLGDLGLEVEAVQTKGHPFVLARYNVDPAKPTVLLYGHYDVQPPDPLELWESPPFEPTIRNGRIYARGVGDNKGQHFAQIMAIEAHLKVHGTLPCNLIFLLEGEEEIGSPQIADFVRDNKDRLKADFVVTADGPLHESGRSTLTYGVRGMASFELRVRTAARDAHSGNYGGVMPNAIWSLVHLLASMKSPDGRITIDGLHDQIIPPTEAEIAATKALPLDLPEYMADMGLKRLDEPADRPFWDRLMFHPTLTINGLHGGYGGPGTKSVLPCEAVAKFDIRLVDAMTPEHVDTCVRAHVARHAPEVEVVTYGSMLPSKTPLDDPWGKLIQEAILEARGETPLVYPSAGGSLPDYVFTKVLGVPAFVMPYANADEANHAPNENMEVELFLKGIRTGAALLDRLGR; encoded by the coding sequence CCCAGTTGCTCGTGAAGATGCTGGGCGATCTCGGCCTTGAGGTCGAAGCCGTGCAGACCAAGGGCCATCCCTTCGTCCTCGCGCGCTACAACGTGGATCCTGCCAAGCCGACCGTGCTGCTCTACGGGCACTACGACGTGCAGCCGCCCGATCCTCTGGAACTGTGGGAGAGCCCGCCGTTCGAGCCGACCATCCGCAACGGGCGCATCTATGCCCGCGGCGTCGGCGACAACAAGGGCCAGCACTTCGCCCAGATCATGGCCATCGAGGCGCACCTCAAGGTGCACGGCACGCTGCCGTGCAACCTCATCTTCCTACTGGAAGGCGAGGAAGAGATCGGCTCGCCCCAGATCGCCGACTTCGTGCGAGACAACAAGGATCGGCTCAAGGCTGATTTCGTGGTTACCGCCGATGGGCCGCTCCACGAATCCGGCCGCTCGACTCTAACCTACGGCGTGCGCGGTATGGCCTCGTTCGAATTGCGCGTACGCACCGCTGCCCGCGACGCCCATTCGGGCAATTACGGCGGGGTGATGCCCAATGCCATCTGGAGCCTCGTGCACCTGCTGGCCTCGATGAAGTCGCCCGATGGGCGCATCACCATCGACGGGCTCCACGACCAGATCATTCCGCCCACCGAGGCGGAGATCGCGGCCACCAAGGCGCTGCCGCTCGACCTGCCCGAATACATGGCCGACATGGGCCTCAAGCGCCTCGACGAACCGGCCGACCGGCCGTTCTGGGATCGCCTGATGTTCCACCCGACGCTGACCATCAATGGTCTGCATGGCGGCTATGGCGGTCCGGGCACCAAGTCGGTGCTCCCCTGCGAGGCGGTGGCCAAGTTCGACATCCGGCTGGTCGACGCCATGACGCCCGAGCATGTGGATACCTGCGTGCGCGCGCATGTCGCCAGGCATGCCCCGGAAGTCGAGGTAGTCACCTATGGCAGCATGCTGCCCTCCAAGACGCCGCTCGACGATCCCTGGGGCAAGCTGATCCAGGAAGCCATCCTCGAGGCTCGCGGCGAGACCCCGCTGGTCTATCCGTCGGCGGGCGGCAGCCTTCCGGACTACGTCTTCACCAAGGTGCTCGGCGTGCCGGCCTTCGTCATGCCCTATGCCAATGCGGACGAAGCCAACCACGCGCCCAACGAGAACATGGAAGTCGAGCTCTTCCTAAAGGGCATCCGCACGGGCGCGGCGCTCCTCGATCGCCTCGGGCGCTGA